TTGATTCGCCGCTCAGTAAAGCGGGTGAACGTGATGGGCGCCGATAACCTTCTGGAGTTTATCCGATCGTATCCCATAAAATCGCAAATTAAAAAACATTGCAATTAAATGGCAAATACATAATACTTCAAATTATTTGAGGTATTTAGCAATGGGGTTTTATGGCTCTATCAACTAACAAGAACCTTTATCGAATTGCCGAGATTCAACAGGGGTATTTCACGACAAAGCAGGCTAAACAGGCCGGGTACGCGGAAAATACGCATCCCTATCATGTGCATGCCGGCAATTGGATCAGAGAACAGCGGGGTATTTATCGGCTGGCACGCTTTCCATCCTCGCCACAATCCGATCTCGTGAAATGGTCGCTTTGGTCAAGGAATCGGACAGATACTCCTCAAGGCGTATATTCCCATGTCACGGCACTGAGTATTTATGAGCTTTCCGATGTTATGCCGGCCAAACTGCATATGACGGTGCCGTATTCATTCCGACGAAACGGCGCCATCCCGCCGATACTGATCCTGCATAAGGCCGATATTGATGACCGGGACATTGAACAAATGACAGGGTTTAAGGTCACACGTCCCCTGCGGACGATTCTTGATCTGATGGCGGAGGACAAAACCTCACGCCATATCATTAAGCAGGCGCTGGAACAGGCGCTTCAGCGCGGGCTGATCACCAGGACGGCCATCAAACGACTATCTAATAACGAGCCTTTATTGGCTCTCCTTGACAAGGAAATCTCGTGAAGTCAGGCAACCGAGAATACACGCCGGAATCCTTTCGTATCTCGTTGGAAGCCCGTCTTAAGCAAAGGGCTGCCAAGGAGAACATTGATCTCCAGCGCTTACGGCGGCAGGTGGCATTTGATCGGCTGTTATGCCGCATTTTCCATGAAGCTTCTTCACCGTGGATATTGAAAGGCGGTTATGCCATGGAATTGCGACT
This genomic stretch from Kiritimatiellia bacterium harbors:
- a CDS encoding type IV toxin-antitoxin system AbiEi family antitoxin domain-containing protein, with product MALSTNKNLYRIAEIQQGYFTTKQAKQAGYAENTHPYHVHAGNWIREQRGIYRLARFPSSPQSDLVKWSLWSRNRTDTPQGVYSHVTALSIYELSDVMPAKLHMTVPYSFRRNGAIPPILILHKADIDDRDIEQMTGFKVTRPLRTILDLMAEDKTSRHIIKQALEQALQRGLITRTAIKRLSNNEPLLALLDKEIS